A window from bacterium encodes these proteins:
- a CDS encoding DUF814 domain-containing protein: MPDTSNQEKLACALKALTGAKFKLGYKYPFGGWINIHHRFYGKLGLLYLSKKGIFICGQLPKVKTMWASPVNGFTIKDVFVQGEFISVSMSKEYEERLLIIILKNGGNIVVLTKDYSVIWSAKIVEAEKILKILTQNERKEIEPLSQSLLYEFAAVGTKEFHKSFQETLERTVRKTLKKRLKSIRRTLSKIREDYYSLGEPAKLRRLADVIMANLHRIPPKTSEATVFDPYKGEEVNIKLDPGIPPVKFAEKLYSKARRAERGRKQIVKRYRELLLKERELKALEKMSSVDLIAEKLGINPSDVLGEPIQDKLRVKAKSYGAGIKRFISSDGFEILVGRSKEANNKLTFSVATKDDIWLHAESVKGAHVVIKTSGRKPSQNTILEAASLAAF; this comes from the coding sequence ATGCCTGATACATCCAATCAAGAAAAATTAGCCTGTGCGCTAAAAGCCCTAACAGGCGCAAAGTTCAAATTAGGGTACAAATACCCGTTTGGCGGCTGGATAAATATCCATCATAGATTTTACGGCAAACTTGGGCTACTTTATCTGTCGAAAAAAGGGATTTTCATATGTGGACAGCTCCCGAAAGTTAAGACAATGTGGGCATCGCCTGTAAACGGATTCACTATAAAGGATGTGTTCGTTCAGGGAGAATTCATTTCCGTATCAATGAGCAAGGAATACGAAGAGAGACTATTGATTATAATTCTGAAAAACGGTGGCAATATAGTTGTCCTAACAAAAGATTATTCTGTCATCTGGTCTGCCAAAATAGTTGAGGCGGAAAAGATTCTAAAAATCCTTACCCAAAATGAGCGGAAAGAAATTGAACCGTTGTCGCAAAGCCTGCTATACGAGTTCGCAGCAGTAGGAACAAAAGAATTTCACAAAAGCTTTCAGGAAACTCTCGAGAGAACGGTAAGAAAAACGCTCAAAAAACGCTTAAAAAGCATTAGACGAACATTATCAAAAATTCGAGAGGACTACTACTCGCTCGGAGAACCAGCAAAATTGCGCAGATTGGCTGATGTAATAATGGCAAACCTTCACCGAATACCTCCGAAAACGAGCGAGGCAACTGTTTTTGACCCCTATAAAGGAGAAGAAGTTAATATAAAACTTGACCCTGGAATACCACCCGTAAAGTTCGCGGAAAAACTTTACTCAAAGGCGCGCAGAGCCGAAAGGGGAAGAAAACAAATAGTAAAGCGATACAGGGAACTACTACTCAAAGAACGCGAATTAAAAGCGCTTGAAAAAATGTCTTCAGTTGACCTTATAGCTGAAAAATTGGGGATAAATCCATCGGATGTTCTGGGAGAGCCAATTCAGGATAAACTAAGGGTAAAAGCCAAATCCTACGGGGCAGGTATAAAACGGTTCATTAGCAGCGATGGGTTCGAAATACTCGTGGGCCGCTCGAAGGAAGCCAACAATAAATTAACATTTTCGGTAGCCACAAAGGATGATATCTGGCTTCACGCCGAGAGCGTAAAAGGTGCACATGTGGTAATAAAAACTTCCGGCAGAAAACCTTCACAGAACACGATACTTGAGGCAGCATCATTAGCAGCATTTT
- a CDS encoding BamA/TamA family outer membrane protein, which produces MIRILLKILIINAILNAYIAGVPKKLSNIPVDSLPQDLWEKGYWHARVDSIHGDTAFVTLGKPAILKSVKFVCPDSVKNFLKKINPPKTSKILATNEIICLESEIVNELKNNGYPFASCSTALAKIDETDSAILVDLDIIINPGIQVILKYLDSRIEGRTKKEVLKHLMLFLPGMKYSQKHIDRGTQRLRRAGIIALSMPPYPAIDQNGDFALVVRGKDIAANSFQGMLGTNGKDVSGEIQFISKNLFGTGRKVNLLASHRKDQVTFYFFFMEPFIGNLNISPQVNVNIELANYIRQNYALGFEFPLTFELSGYAGVKMGRNYDKQNPHGGTKLFGGEFSANMSTIDDPIFPKHGFIVRAGIMATKLEDIDEGKTRLAVSANTNELFVKTYKKFSLWVRANIKGYLSPRFPDKSCWYPLGGWRNLRGFRENQFYGSKVGVISFEPRIFIGSTWAALLFFDFGAYLDLYGWHKPKSYGAGVEYKNPPAAISIIYGISEGRALDEGLVHIGMRLEM; this is translated from the coding sequence ATGATCAGAATTCTCCTAAAAATTCTTATTATAAATGCCATCCTCAACGCATATATCGCGGGGGTCCCCAAAAAGCTTTCGAACATCCCCGTCGATTCTCTCCCACAAGACCTATGGGAAAAAGGATATTGGCATGCAAGGGTCGATTCTATCCACGGTGACACGGCATTCGTCACGCTGGGAAAACCGGCAATACTTAAGAGCGTTAAATTTGTGTGTCCAGATAGCGTGAAGAACTTTCTGAAAAAAATCAATCCCCCTAAAACCAGCAAAATTCTTGCCACCAATGAAATCATCTGCCTTGAAAGTGAAATCGTTAACGAATTGAAAAACAATGGCTATCCATTCGCTTCGTGTTCAACTGCTCTCGCAAAAATCGACGAAACCGATTCAGCAATACTCGTGGACCTTGACATAATCATCAACCCGGGAATACAGGTAATCCTTAAATACCTCGACTCGCGGATTGAGGGCAGAACCAAAAAAGAAGTTTTAAAACACCTCATGCTTTTCCTCCCGGGCATGAAATACTCCCAAAAGCACATCGACCGCGGAACACAAAGATTACGCCGTGCAGGCATAATAGCACTTTCGATGCCACCATACCCAGCCATAGACCAGAACGGTGACTTTGCGCTCGTCGTCCGAGGAAAAGATATAGCGGCAAACTCTTTTCAGGGAATGCTTGGCACGAATGGAAAAGATGTCTCAGGTGAAATACAATTTATCTCCAAAAATCTCTTCGGCACAGGAAGAAAGGTAAACTTGCTCGCCTCGCACAGAAAAGATCAAGTAACATTCTATTTCTTCTTTATGGAACCCTTCATTGGTAATCTAAACATATCACCACAGGTAAATGTCAACATCGAACTCGCCAACTACATAAGGCAAAATTACGCTTTAGGATTTGAATTCCCCTTAACATTTGAGCTAAGCGGGTACGCAGGCGTTAAAATGGGCAGAAACTACGATAAGCAGAACCCACATGGTGGAACAAAACTTTTCGGGGGAGAATTCAGCGCCAACATGTCAACGATTGACGACCCTATTTTCCCGAAGCATGGGTTTATCGTAAGAGCTGGCATAATGGCTACCAAGCTCGAAGATATAGATGAAGGGAAAACGCGATTAGCAGTAAGCGCCAATACTAATGAGCTTTTCGTAAAAACATACAAAAAATTTTCACTATGGGTTCGCGCAAATATTAAAGGCTACTTATCGCCACGATTTCCAGATAAAAGCTGCTGGTATCCATTGGGTGGCTGGAGAAATCTCCGAGGGTTCAGAGAAAATCAATTTTACGGTTCCAAAGTTGGGGTAATATCTTTTGAGCCAAGAATTTTTATTGGCAGCACATGGGCAGCGCTTTTGTTCTTTGACTTCGGCGCGTACCTCGATCTTTACGGCTGGCATAAACCGAAAAGCTATGGAGCAGGTGTGGAATACAAAAATCCACCCGCCGCGATATCCATAATATACGGAATCAGCGAGGGCAGGGCACTCGACGAGGGATTAGTCCATATAGGAATGAGGTTGGAGATGTGA
- a CDS encoding laccase domain-containing protein, which produces MEISFTKYIQPRPLSNFNRISFLISINGELPSKIPKNLIPLEAHKLPSRMVTLLQIHSPVVHTITHEVDINRINFLPGDGLITTIPNLALVVRVADCAPVLIFELSGKVIALLHAGWRGIMRGILETAVEKLVLMGYAPKNLISYIGPAIGEENYEVGDEFLHWFPRSAKVINGKVHFDIKGEIKLRLQKLGIKIAGTFPYSTYSTPWLSSYRRDGKSCGRTICIAWIKQDTQK; this is translated from the coding sequence ATGGAAATAAGCTTCACTAAATACATTCAACCACGACCGCTATCAAATTTTAATCGGATTAGTTTCTTAATAAGCATCAACGGCGAACTACCATCAAAAATTCCCAAAAACTTGATACCATTGGAGGCTCATAAGCTACCCTCGCGAATGGTAACACTGCTGCAGATACATTCACCTGTAGTTCACACAATAACCCACGAAGTCGACATAAATCGAATAAACTTTCTTCCTGGCGATGGTCTTATAACCACCATACCTAATTTAGCGCTGGTGGTTCGCGTCGCAGACTGCGCACCCGTCCTTATTTTCGAACTTTCTGGAAAAGTCATAGCGCTTCTTCATGCAGGCTGGCGCGGAATAATGCGCGGTATCCTGGAAACAGCGGTTGAAAAACTCGTGCTAATGGGCTATGCACCCAAAAACTTAATCTCATACATAGGACCAGCAATAGGAGAAGAGAACTACGAGGTCGGCGATGAATTCCTTCACTGGTTTCCTCGTTCCGCCAAAGTAATAAACGGAAAGGTTCACTTCGACATTAAAGGCGAAATAAAATTGCGACTCCAAAAGCTCGGGATAAAAATTGCTGGAACCTTCCCTTACTCAACTTACTCCACTCCGTGGTTAAGCTCTTATAGACGCGACGGCAAATCGTGCGGAAGAACAATTTGCATAGCTTGGATCAAACAGGACACCCAAAAATGA
- a CDS encoding T9SS type A sorting domain-containing protein, producing the protein MRRKLLVVGTLGLLLLGMAFSQSWPHHRPDSTTIVCFRLIHAYMGWVRTHADSTWTRDTLLAYWTDFRDSVDTSYSGPDYCDTIFTRWVRWTPPHRPPHRPPHRPPHRPDSTTIVCFRLIHAYMGWVRTHADSTWTRDTLLAYWTDFRDSVDTSYSGPDYCDTIFTRWVRWTPPHRPPHRPPHRPPHRPPHRPDSATVVCFRLIRAYMGWVRTHADSTWNRDTVIAHWTDFRDSVDTSYSGPDHCDTIFTRWITWHRPPHRPPHWPPRRPRCPHCRCLRLIGRYMHWVRFHRDSTWTLDSLEHYWTVFRSRIDSTYTPGDRCDSLFARFIARLRSRRDTTGDGGGFFYSGISDSKLKPEFSVTAYPNPFNSAVNVSLYLPETSPVVAEVYDIRGEKVYTLANSTLAAGTYQLTWRPENAPAGMYIIKVRTDFGETTRVVHYTK; encoded by the coding sequence ATGCGTAGGAAATTGTTAGTAGTGGGTACTTTGGGATTGCTATTACTGGGCATGGCATTCTCGCAGAGTTGGCCGCATCATCGACCAGATTCGACCACTATTGTTTGTTTCAGGTTAATCCATGCGTACATGGGTTGGGTGAGGACGCATGCTGACTCCACTTGGACGCGCGATACTTTGTTGGCTTATTGGACCGATTTCCGTGATTCTGTGGACACATCGTATTCAGGACCAGACTACTGTGATACCATATTTACTCGATGGGTAAGATGGACTCCGCCCCATAGACCACCTCATCGTCCGCCGCACAGGCCGCCTCACAGGCCGGATTCGACCACTATTGTTTGTTTCAGGTTAATCCATGCGTACATGGGTTGGGTGAGGACGCATGCTGACTCCACTTGGACGCGCGATACTTTGTTGGCTTATTGGACCGATTTCCGTGATTCTGTGGACACATCGTATTCAGGACCAGACTACTGTGATACCATATTTACTCGATGGGTAAGATGGACTCCGCCCCATAGACCACCTCATCGTCCGCCGCACAGGCCGCCTCACAGGCCACCCCACAGACCGGATTCAGCCACCGTGGTTTGTTTCAGGCTTATCCGTGCTTATATGGGTTGGGTAAGAACGCATGCTGACTCGACATGGAACCGTGATACGGTGATTGCACATTGGACCGACTTTCGTGATTCTGTGGACACATCGTATTCAGGACCTGACCATTGCGACACTATTTTCACGAGGTGGATTACTTGGCATCGTCCGCCTCACAGACCACCTCACTGGCCACCACGAAGACCTCGTTGTCCTCATTGCAGATGCTTGAGGCTTATCGGCAGATACATGCACTGGGTACGCTTTCACAGGGATTCCACCTGGACTTTGGATAGCCTCGAGCATTATTGGACCGTTTTCAGGAGCCGAATCGACAGCACTTATACCCCTGGAGATAGATGCGATAGTCTGTTCGCGAGGTTTATAGCGCGCCTGAGGTCGAGAAGAGACACTACCGGCGATGGTGGCGGGTTCTTCTACAGTGGTATTTCAGATAGCAAGCTTAAACCTGAGTTTAGTGTCACAGCCTATCCGAATCCGTTCAACTCCGCGGTTAATGTTAGCCTCTATCTGCCCGAAACATCGCCTGTTGTAGCAGAGGTTTACGACATACGCGGCGAGAAAGTGTACACGCTGGCTAATTCTACACTGGCTGCCGGAACATATCAGTTGACCTGGAGACCTGAGAATGCGCCGGCTGGAATGTATATTATAAAAGTCAGAACTGATTTCGGAGAAACGACGCGAGTGGTTCATTACACCAAGTGA
- the hflX gene encoding GTPase HflX: MTAVNKREQKIGTLQWAEPVDKDSVKEKLEKVVLVRLVLPEDDESKLKSDLQELALLTRTAGGVVVGTVIQKRKKPDPAYLIGEGKARFLRDLLAKTKTSTVIFDNELKPGQLRNLQRIFGDHIKILDRSALILDIFATHARTPEAKIQVKLAQLEYLLPRLSGMWRHLERQYGTIGVRGPGEKQLEMDRRTIRKQISILRQKLKKVEIERRIQRKRRTKLFRISIVGYTNSGKTSLLNRLAGARSYVANKLFSTLDALTRRISDGEKVALITDTVGFIQKIPHHLIESFKSTLAETREADLLLIIADASHEAVDEHIKVVNQVLDEISAPDENQRLLVMNKVDLLTPDELSWLRRKYPTAMFVSALTGTGIDALKEYIFARIGEKNAR; the protein is encoded by the coding sequence ATGACAGCAGTTAATAAAAGAGAACAAAAAATAGGCACGCTCCAGTGGGCAGAACCGGTGGACAAAGATTCTGTTAAGGAGAAACTGGAGAAAGTAGTTCTCGTGCGGCTCGTCCTGCCCGAAGACGACGAATCAAAGCTAAAGTCGGACCTCCAGGAGCTGGCGCTTCTCACCAGAACGGCAGGTGGAGTCGTGGTGGGAACAGTAATCCAGAAGCGGAAAAAGCCCGACCCCGCATATCTTATAGGAGAGGGTAAAGCAAGATTTCTTCGAGACCTGCTGGCAAAAACCAAAACATCAACAGTAATATTCGATAACGAACTTAAACCCGGTCAACTTCGCAACCTTCAGCGGATTTTCGGTGACCACATAAAAATACTCGATCGAAGTGCTTTAATACTTGATATCTTCGCCACTCACGCGCGGACACCCGAGGCGAAAATTCAGGTTAAACTGGCTCAGCTCGAATATCTCCTCCCAAGGCTTTCTGGTATGTGGCGACACCTCGAAAGGCAATACGGAACCATAGGAGTCAGAGGCCCGGGTGAAAAACAACTCGAGATGGACCGAAGAACCATAAGAAAACAAATATCAATTTTGCGCCAGAAGCTTAAAAAGGTCGAAATAGAAAGACGAATACAAAGGAAAAGGCGAACAAAACTTTTCCGAATATCAATAGTTGGATACACTAACTCAGGTAAAACATCGCTTCTCAACAGACTTGCTGGTGCAAGGTCCTATGTGGCTAACAAGCTCTTCTCAACCCTCGATGCACTCACGAGAAGAATTTCCGATGGTGAAAAAGTGGCTCTTATAACCGATACAGTAGGCTTTATCCAGAAAATTCCGCACCATCTCATAGAATCGTTCAAGAGCACATTGGCCGAAACCCGTGAAGCAGACCTCCTTCTGATAATCGCCGATGCCAGCCACGAAGCTGTGGACGAACACATAAAGGTCGTTAATCAGGTTCTCGATGAAATATCAGCACCAGACGAAAACCAAAGGCTGCTTGTAATGAATAAGGTTGACCTTTTAACCCCCGATGAGTTATCTTGGTTAAGAAGAAAGTATCCTACTGCTATGTTCGTATCGGCTTTAACGGGCACAGGCATAGACGCTCTTAAAGAATACATATTCGCGAGGATTGGTGAAAAAAATGCTCGATGA
- a CDS encoding tetratricopeptide repeat protein, translating into MKKLILALTIIVVLAGFYGCQSPEMTSAKVYLQQKDFPAALQQLKLEIKKNPTNAEAYFLAGQIYGDMDSLEQMIAMFKKAEELDTSYKEEIRKWRMGKSAESLKKGIKAYKKKDLDNAINWTILAIKVDDKNIDAWKNLGFLYQEKMVVLSDKGLEDSVKYYSEKRLEAYKHAYELNPKDEENARIYGGFLLEKGLADSALKVIKPFLAESKSAELNLLAADIYRHKNDTSKSLEHLKKATQLQPDNPKILFDIGVIYYNLENFDEAMNYFKKVLELQPDNLDAKMNYILCLFYAKKYQDAERELINLLEKQRDNKDAWEILSITWGAQKKTKKAKIADQIFKALSAGEKEKADELIKKLKLWK; encoded by the coding sequence ATGAAAAAGCTCATCTTGGCACTAACAATTATCGTTGTTCTGGCTGGCTTTTACGGTTGTCAGTCCCCTGAAATGACATCAGCAAAGGTCTATCTTCAACAAAAGGACTTTCCAGCAGCGTTGCAGCAGTTGAAGCTCGAAATAAAGAAAAATCCTACCAACGCTGAGGCTTATTTTCTTGCTGGCCAGATTTACGGCGATATGGACAGCTTGGAACAGATGATCGCAATGTTCAAAAAAGCCGAAGAATTGGACACATCATACAAGGAGGAAATAAGAAAATGGCGCATGGGTAAAAGCGCTGAGTCGTTAAAAAAGGGAATAAAGGCCTATAAGAAAAAAGACCTCGATAACGCAATAAACTGGACAATTCTGGCTATCAAGGTGGACGACAAAAACATCGACGCATGGAAAAACCTTGGATTTCTTTATCAGGAAAAAATGGTTGTGCTATCGGATAAAGGACTCGAGGACAGTGTCAAATATTATTCCGAGAAACGCCTTGAAGCATACAAACACGCATACGAACTAAATCCTAAAGATGAGGAAAACGCTCGTATTTATGGTGGATTCCTGCTTGAGAAGGGTCTTGCAGATTCAGCACTAAAAGTAATTAAGCCATTTCTGGCGGAATCCAAAAGTGCCGAGCTAAACTTACTTGCTGCAGATATCTATCGTCATAAAAACGACACAAGCAAATCCCTCGAGCATCTTAAAAAAGCAACCCAACTTCAACCAGATAATCCAAAAATCCTTTTCGACATAGGCGTTATCTACTACAATCTCGAGAATTTCGACGAGGCGATGAATTACTTCAAAAAGGTTCTCGAGCTTCAACCTGACAATCTCGATGCCAAGATGAACTACATATTATGTCTTTTCTATGCCAAAAAATATCAAGATGCGGAACGAGAATTAATAAACCTCCTCGAAAAGCAAAGAGACAACAAAGACGCGTGGGAAATACTTTCCATAACATGGGGAGCACAAAAGAAAACGAAAAAAGCCAAAATAGCCGATCAAATTTTTAAAGCGCTCTCCGCCGGCGAAAAAGAAAAAGCTGACGAACTTATTAAAAAGCTTAAACTATGGAAATAA
- a CDS encoding ABC transporter permease: MKFETFIAWRYMTAKHRNRYINVTTIFAVGGILVGVAALLVVLSVMNGLEDEIRQRIINTTAHITIYSYRVEGIDRWKERLRVIQDYPDVIAASPFVYAKGAISGPKSADGVLIRGVVPELERKTTTVPEQIKAGEFFLGDTGMPKIVLGRFLAEQIGAGVGDTVTLFVLRRSKIPFGVGAPTSMRFVVSGIFETGLYDYDATFCYISISDGQRLFGMGNRISGFQAKVKDCYKAPSIAKRLEEYLGLPFYTIPWTEVNKTLFSWMMIEKWAMFLVLALIIVVAAFNIISTLMMIVMEKTADIGVLKAIGAKETSIVKIFLIQGFIVGVLGTSLGTLLGGAIIFVQNKFHIISLPPEIYSVSSLPMHPRLLDFVVVVLFSMFLSVLSAFYPAWKAAKLKPVDAIHYG, translated from the coding sequence ATGAAGTTCGAGACTTTTATAGCATGGCGGTACATGACTGCCAAGCACAGGAACAGGTACATCAATGTTACAACCATTTTTGCCGTCGGCGGGATACTTGTAGGCGTAGCAGCACTTTTAGTGGTTCTTTCCGTTATGAACGGCCTCGAGGATGAGATACGACAGAGGATAATAAATACTACAGCTCACATAACCATATATTCGTACAGGGTTGAGGGAATTGACAGGTGGAAAGAGCGACTTCGAGTTATTCAGGATTATCCTGATGTTATTGCTGCTTCACCTTTTGTGTATGCCAAAGGGGCAATATCTGGTCCAAAGTCCGCTGACGGTGTTCTTATTAGAGGAGTGGTTCCTGAATTGGAGCGAAAAACAACGACTGTCCCAGAGCAAATTAAAGCTGGCGAATTCTTTCTCGGTGATACTGGGATGCCAAAAATTGTGCTTGGTAGATTTCTTGCCGAGCAAATTGGTGCAGGAGTCGGTGATACAGTTACTCTTTTCGTTTTAAGGCGTTCAAAAATTCCTTTTGGCGTTGGTGCGCCTACATCGATGAGATTCGTGGTGAGCGGTATATTCGAGACGGGTTTGTACGATTACGACGCCACATTTTGCTACATTTCTATAAGTGATGGACAAAGGTTGTTCGGAATGGGCAATAGAATATCGGGTTTTCAAGCGAAGGTTAAAGATTGCTACAAGGCGCCTTCCATTGCAAAAAGGCTTGAGGAATATCTCGGACTACCTTTTTATACCATTCCATGGACCGAGGTTAACAAAACCCTGTTTTCATGGATGATGATTGAGAAATGGGCGATGTTTCTCGTTTTAGCGCTAATAATAGTCGTAGCTGCTTTTAATATAATAAGCACACTGATGATGATAGTGATGGAAAAGACCGCTGACATTGGAGTGCTTAAAGCGATAGGCGCCAAAGAAACGTCGATAGTCAAAATATTTTTGATTCAGGGGTTTATAGTGGGTGTTTTAGGGACATCTCTTGGTACTTTATTGGGCGGAGCGATAATATTCGTACAAAACAAATTTCATATCATATCGCTTCCGCCTGAAATATATTCCGTAAGCTCATTGCCAATGCATCCTCGTCTGCTTGATTTTGTCGTGGTCGTGCTGTTTTCGATGTTTTTATCGGTTCTTTCAGCATTTTATCCAGCATGGAAAGCCGCAAAACTTAAACCTGTGGATGCTATTCATTACGGTTGA
- a CDS encoding DUF89 family protein: MKTYPECIPCMFEQLLRSARLADLTEEKTFDVIRSFSKKLAYSSFSLSPPEIAVQLYREIKRLSKNEDPFRAVKRENINKALALFDEMRKLIAESADKLDFALRVAAVGNIVDFGALKSFEISQEMLDNLEINKSHWEVDELRENLSKSSVLLIVGDNAGEAVFDRALIEAITRLYSIQKVYYAVRDAPVINDVTFDDATYAGVNNVAEIITTGSDVPGIVLNECSGQFVELFRTADVIISKGQGNFETLQGCERKIYFLLKVKCEVVAKITNARIGDILLFSNKKAPAKGGL, translated from the coding sequence ATGAAAACATATCCTGAATGCATACCGTGCATGTTTGAGCAACTGCTCCGCTCGGCAAGGTTAGCCGATTTGACAGAAGAGAAAACTTTTGATGTAATAAGGTCGTTCTCAAAAAAGTTAGCTTATTCGTCTTTTTCACTATCGCCACCTGAAATCGCCGTTCAACTTTATAGAGAGATAAAGCGATTAAGCAAAAATGAGGATCCATTTAGAGCTGTTAAGAGGGAAAATATTAATAAGGCTTTAGCATTATTTGACGAAATGCGCAAATTAATAGCTGAGAGTGCTGATAAACTCGATTTTGCATTAAGGGTGGCCGCAGTGGGTAACATAGTTGACTTTGGAGCGCTTAAAAGCTTTGAAATCAGCCAAGAAATGCTTGATAACCTTGAAATCAACAAATCTCATTGGGAAGTTGATGAGCTGCGCGAAAATTTGAGTAAGTCATCGGTTTTGCTTATTGTTGGTGATAATGCTGGTGAGGCGGTTTTCGATAGAGCTCTGATAGAAGCGATAACCCGACTTTATTCGATTCAAAAGGTTTATTACGCGGTAAGGGACGCACCTGTTATAAATGATGTTACCTTTGATGATGCCACTTATGCAGGGGTGAATAACGTAGCGGAAATTATTACCACAGGCTCGGATGTTCCGGGTATTGTTTTGAATGAGTGTTCCGGGCAGTTCGTCGAACTTTTTCGCACTGCTGATGTTATTATTTCGAAAGGACAGGGTAATTTCGAGACCCTGCAGGGCTGCGAGAGGAAAATCTATTTTCTCCTAAAGGTTAAATGTGAGGTTGTTGCAAAAATAACAAACGCAAGAATTGGCGACATATTGCTTTTCTCGAATAAAAAAGCCCCCGCAAAGGGGGGCCTTTAA